Below is a genomic region from Deltaproteobacteria bacterium.
GAGGAAACCGGTCTCGACGTGAACCTCGCGCGACAGTTTCACGTCTATTCCGATCCGACGCGGGACATGCGGCTGCACACCGTCTCGGTCGTCTTCATCGCCGATGCCGACGGCGTACCTGTCGCGCAGTCCGACGCGAAGGGTGTTCTCGTCATCGACCCGGCAAATCCGCCCGCGTCGATGTGCTTCGACCACGCGACGATCCTGCGAGATTACGTCGAAGGCCGCCACTGAGATCGATCCGACTTTGCGGACCTACGAGACTTTCAGTTCCTTGCGGCGGTGACGCCCCTTGAGCTTCGCCAGTTCCTTCATGTTCGTGTAACGATCGAACTCGTCCACGATCTGCTGTCCGAGCATCGCCTCGAGCACATCCTCAAGGGTCACGATCCCCTCGACGCCGCCGTGCTCGTCCACCACCATGAACAAGTGCTGGCGCTCGTCGATGAACTCCTGCAGCACGATGTGACCGCGCATGGACTCGGGCACGAAATGCGCGGGACGCATCAGGTCTGCAATCGTCTTCTCCCACTCGCCGCGCACGATCGCTTCCATGACGTGGCGACGCATGACGACGCCCACGGTACGGTCGAGGTCGTTCGCCTCGGTCACCGGAATTCGGCTGTACGCCCAGCTCACCGCGTCGTTCTTCACGTCCGACATCTTCAGATCGGACCTCACGGAAAACACCACGCTGCGCGGTGTCATGAGCGTCTTGCAGTTCGTGTCGTTGATCTTCAGGATGTTTGCGACCCACAGGAGTTCTTCCGGGATGATCGACCCGGAACGCAGTCCGAGTCGCGCAACCGAGAGAATGTCCTCCTCACTGTGGTTCATGTCCGGTCCTCTCGGCTTGAGGAAGCGAATCGTCAACTCCGAAGCCCACACAAACGGCCACAGAATCCAGACCATGACCTGCATCGGTCCGGCCAGCAGGGGCGCGAACGTGTTCGCGTAGTAAACGCCGATCGTTTTCGGGATGATCTCCGTGATCCAGAGGAGCACGAAAGAGAACGCTGCCGTGAAAATCCCAAGCGCCGTATTGCCGTATGCGTTGCCGACCAGCGCACCGGCTACCGACGCGCCGGTGGTGTGCGACAGCGTATTGAGAATCAGAATCGCCGCGATCGGCCTCTCGATATTGTCACGAAGTTTCGCAAGTGCCCGCCCGCTGGCCCGTCCGGAATTGCGCAGGCTCTCGATCCGGCTGACGGGAATCGAATAGAGCGCGGCCTCCGCCAGCGAGCAGAAGAAGGAAACGACCAAGGCGATCGAGACGATGACAGCGACCTGGACGATCATGGGTAAATCGTCCCGTGCGCAGTCGAAAAACGAAAGGGCTTCATATGTCCCCAAGAAATCTGTTCAACCCGCGCGTATATTGAGGGCAAACGAACGGGCCGGGCAAGCGTTCGGAACAGAAAGGACGAGCGGGGCTCATGTCGAAAGTGATCGCCCACGTCGATATGGACGCGTTTTTCGCCGCCATCGAGCAGCGGGATCGTTCGGATTTGCGCGGCAAGCCGGTCGTCGTCGGTGCGCAGCCGGGCGAGCGCGGCGTCGTTTCGACGTGTTCCTACGAGGCGCGCAAATT
It encodes:
- a CDS encoding NUDIX hydrolase, which translates into the protein MSWKPETPALTVDILIRLRGGGVVLIERRNPPHGYALPGGFVDVGESVEAAAIREAKEETGLDVNLARQFHVYSDPTRDMRLHTVSVVFIADADGVPVAQSDAKGVLVIDPANPPASMCFDHATILRDYVEGRH
- a CDS encoding HlyC/CorC family transporter, producing the protein MIVQVAVIVSIALVVSFFCSLAEAALYSIPVSRIESLRNSGRASGRALAKLRDNIERPIAAILILNTLSHTTGASVAGALVGNAYGNTALGIFTAAFSFVLLWITEIIPKTIGVYYANTFAPLLAGPMQVMVWILWPFVWASELTIRFLKPRGPDMNHSEEDILSVARLGLRSGSIIPEELLWVANILKINDTNCKTLMTPRSVVFSVRSDLKMSDVKNDAVSWAYSRIPVTEANDLDRTVGVVMRRHVMEAIVRGEWEKTIADLMRPAHFVPESMRGHIVLQEFIDERQHLFMVVDEHGGVEGIVTLEDVLEAMLGQQIVDEFDRYTNMKELAKLKGRHRRKELKVS